One segment of Novipirellula artificiosorum DNA contains the following:
- the pyrE gene encoding orotate phosphoribosyltransferase codes for MSYDRNALMDLLRSESLQRGDFTLASGKKASYYLDCRKITLHPQGANLIAQGMLSVIESSGDLPDAVGGMAIGADPITASIVTVAGQRDLPLKGFMVRKEAKGHGTGKQVEGPVESGQRVVIVEDVITSGGSAIKAVEAAEAFGLKVLYVIGIIDRLAGGAEAFAAKGLELKTLTTIRDFGIEPE; via the coding sequence ATGAGCTACGACCGTAACGCCTTAATGGATCTTCTTCGCAGTGAGTCACTTCAGCGGGGTGATTTTACCCTCGCCAGTGGGAAGAAGGCCTCGTATTACCTTGATTGTCGAAAAATCACCTTGCACCCCCAAGGCGCAAACCTAATTGCTCAGGGGATGCTGAGTGTTATCGAATCCTCAGGCGATCTGCCGGACGCGGTGGGAGGCATGGCGATCGGCGCCGATCCGATCACGGCATCGATTGTCACCGTTGCTGGGCAGCGTGACTTGCCGCTCAAGGGGTTCATGGTTCGAAAAGAAGCCAAAGGTCATGGGACCGGGAAACAAGTGGAAGGCCCCGTCGAGTCTGGCCAACGCGTTGTCATCGTCGAAGATGTGATCACGAGCGGCGGCAGTGCAATCAAAGCGGTTGAGGCTGCTGAGGCATTTGGATTGAAGGTGCTTTACGTGATCGGCATCATCGATCGATTGGCCGGTGGTGCCGAAGCTTTTGCCGCCAAAGGACTCGAGCTCAAAACGTTGACGACCATTCGAGATTTTGGCATTGAGCCTGAATAG
- a CDS encoding prenyltransferase/squalene oxidase repeat-containing protein: MLLDPSPLLVVAIPNSLWADPRLVYTVALLAVTLLIATIWLFRRGRRQGRQAGVICLITSIALHVALVILIPMIPKPNGGAASSSTEPDNAVGVDEISLSSFDPEMEMEDHSAESPEADIAPLPLSAIADLLEPTQGEAIASVESDPLTPAEASEPIVKSPLDVTNESSAGETVVPESLASAPPAAMEDLFNALDAEFAKLTDPVESRPEVPTEEPATQTPSVAAKPASVRTATVESTANPATVAGERESDFANRVGSAKTEALLQTGGTWETEAAVAAALKFLAANQRADGAWDPRSSDAGVERQPLGMARPAAGTQCETAITGLALLTMIGAGNTHQQGDYADNVYRGLAYLIGQQKANGSLAGGGTIYEANYCHGMAALAMCEAAAITQDPSAVESARRAMQFTRRMQHPSTGGWRYTENDPGDLSQLGWQAMVLDAGSRAGIPPGTASVQGIGRFLKSVRAGRVGGLATYRAGEATSRTMTAEALATRLLIGQPITASEIAEAEQSLLQQKPGVGQDNYYYWYYATLALHQLQDDAWEEWNEALQRRLLSTQLPDGRWPTQSVWGGYGGRVYTTSMAALCLESYYRHAIRGSNKLQRP; the protein is encoded by the coding sequence TTGCTTCTCGATCCTTCTCCTCTTCTGGTCGTCGCAATCCCCAACTCACTTTGGGCGGATCCGCGGTTGGTTTATACCGTGGCGCTGCTCGCGGTGACCCTACTGATTGCAACCATTTGGCTCTTTCGCCGAGGACGACGGCAAGGCCGGCAAGCGGGTGTGATCTGCCTGATCACGTCGATCGCGTTGCATGTCGCCTTGGTCATCTTGATTCCGATGATTCCGAAGCCCAACGGTGGTGCTGCGTCGAGTTCGACGGAACCGGATAATGCGGTCGGCGTTGATGAGATCTCTCTATCATCCTTCGATCCCGAGATGGAGATGGAGGACCATTCTGCGGAATCGCCCGAAGCAGACATCGCGCCGCTGCCGCTTTCGGCCATCGCAGACCTTTTGGAACCGACGCAGGGCGAAGCGATCGCGTCAGTGGAATCCGACCCCCTCACGCCTGCGGAGGCGTCAGAACCGATTGTCAAATCTCCCCTCGACGTAACCAACGAATCTTCAGCCGGCGAAACGGTGGTTCCCGAATCGCTTGCCTCCGCACCACCTGCCGCCATGGAGGATTTGTTCAATGCCCTTGATGCGGAGTTCGCGAAACTGACGGATCCAGTCGAAAGTCGCCCCGAAGTGCCCACGGAGGAACCGGCCACTCAAACTCCATCGGTTGCAGCCAAACCAGCATCGGTGCGAACCGCCACGGTGGAGAGTACGGCCAACCCGGCGACGGTCGCGGGGGAACGCGAAAGCGATTTTGCCAACCGTGTCGGCTCTGCGAAGACGGAAGCGCTTCTTCAAACGGGTGGAACATGGGAAACAGAAGCCGCCGTTGCTGCGGCATTGAAATTCTTGGCGGCCAACCAACGCGCCGATGGCGCGTGGGATCCGCGTTCCAGCGATGCAGGCGTCGAACGACAACCGTTGGGTATGGCACGTCCGGCCGCTGGAACCCAATGTGAAACGGCGATCACCGGATTGGCGCTGCTGACGATGATTGGCGCTGGAAACACACATCAGCAGGGTGACTATGCCGACAACGTTTACCGAGGCTTGGCTTATTTGATTGGGCAACAAAAAGCAAATGGATCGTTGGCCGGCGGTGGCACGATTTACGAGGCCAACTACTGCCACGGGATGGCAGCGCTGGCGATGTGTGAGGCGGCCGCGATCACCCAGGATCCGTCCGCAGTGGAGTCGGCACGGCGAGCGATGCAGTTCACCCGGCGGATGCAGCACCCTTCGACGGGAGGTTGGCGTTATACGGAAAACGACCCCGGAGATCTCAGCCAACTCGGATGGCAAGCCATGGTCTTGGACGCGGGAAGCCGAGCAGGCATTCCGCCAGGGACCGCATCGGTACAAGGCATCGGCCGATTCCTGAAGAGTGTTCGTGCAGGACGCGTTGGTGGATTGGCGACCTATCGGGCGGGTGAAGCAACGAGTCGAACCATGACGGCCGAAGCGCTCGCGACCCGATTGCTGATCGGACAACCGATCACCGCTTCGGAGATTGCCGAAGCAGAGCAGTCGCTGTTGCAGCAGAAACCCGGAGTCGGACAAGACAACTACTACTACTGGTACTACGCAACACTCGCTCTGCACCAATTGCAAGACGATGCTTGGGAAGAGTGGAACGAGGCGCTGCAGCGTAGGCTACTGTCCACGCAGCTTCCCGACGGTCGCTGGCCGACCCAAAGCGTTTGGGGTGGATACGGAGGCAGGGTGTACACGACATCGATGGCCGCGTTATGCTTGGAAAGCTATTACCGACACGCCATTCGCGGGTCGAATAAGCTGCAGCGTCCGTAA
- a CDS encoding ExbD/TolR family protein: MAIRRERTEEATINLTPMIDVVFLLVIFFMVGSKFSEAESRINVNVPSIGEMRSMTRVPDERIVVVGNDGSLSLDDQAVTLEQLSETLRAQHANYPALRVAVRGDGASSFQQVAEVLHAVRSSGVEQVGLSARSNMRR, encoded by the coding sequence ATGGCCATTCGACGCGAACGAACCGAAGAGGCGACCATCAACTTGACGCCGATGATCGATGTTGTCTTTCTGCTCGTGATTTTCTTTATGGTCGGCAGCAAGTTTTCGGAGGCCGAGAGCCGAATCAATGTCAATGTGCCGTCCATCGGTGAAATGCGTTCGATGACGCGAGTCCCCGACGAACGCATCGTGGTGGTTGGGAATGACGGCAGTTTGTCGTTGGACGATCAAGCAGTGACCCTCGAACAGCTGAGCGAGACGCTGCGAGCCCAACACGCAAACTATCCTGCGCTACGAGTCGCCGTGCGAGGCGACGGAGCAAGCTCGTTTCAGCAGGTTGCCGAAGTGCTGCATGCGGTTCGTAGCAGCGGGGTGGAACAAGTCGGCTTGTCCGCGCGCAGCAACATGCGTCGCTGA
- a CDS encoding MotA/TolQ/ExbB proton channel family protein: protein MSDHTKTPLRRHQRTHVAGLLSRLIPAAVLAVGAIVWMTHLQVAFAQYPQNNSARGYQTGAPIPGQPGNFRSTQPQYDGGIPVIPASATIPSNDPIPAEPEDAESTWQAPAFVAKIAEGGWLMVPLAICSLIVFALSLERLVALRRGRVIPRPFVRRFTECVEDGQLSYEEATELCEEFDCPVAEVFQAAVRRWGRPMFEIEQAVMDAGDRVADGLKRFLRVFHAISNVAPLIGLLGTVLGMIEAFETISSQASIGRPEMLASGISVALMTTAGGLSVAIPAYLAYMYFSSKSDRYLGEIDKLCQRVIDCISAEGLENSGSQRSAAKKRRAA from the coding sequence ATGAGCGATCACACGAAAACCCCATTGCGACGGCATCAGCGAACTCATGTAGCCGGTCTGTTGTCGCGTCTGATACCTGCCGCCGTTCTCGCGGTCGGTGCAATCGTCTGGATGACGCACCTGCAAGTGGCTTTCGCCCAATACCCGCAAAACAATTCGGCGCGAGGCTATCAAACCGGGGCTCCAATCCCAGGGCAACCGGGAAATTTCCGTTCGACACAACCTCAATACGACGGTGGCATTCCCGTCATCCCTGCATCGGCAACGATTCCATCGAACGACCCAATACCGGCCGAACCCGAGGATGCCGAGTCCACGTGGCAGGCACCCGCGTTTGTGGCAAAGATCGCCGAGGGCGGTTGGTTAATGGTGCCGTTAGCGATCTGCTCGCTGATCGTGTTCGCGTTGTCACTCGAGCGGTTGGTGGCGCTGCGTCGGGGACGCGTGATTCCACGCCCCTTCGTTCGCCGCTTTACCGAATGCGTCGAAGATGGACAACTTAGCTACGAAGAAGCGACCGAGTTGTGTGAAGAGTTTGATTGTCCCGTTGCCGAGGTTTTTCAAGCGGCCGTACGGCGATGGGGGCGTCCCATGTTCGAGATCGAGCAAGCGGTCATGGACGCCGGGGACCGCGTTGCCGACGGACTCAAACGCTTTCTCCGAGTTTTTCATGCCATCAGCAACGTGGCACCGCTGATCGGGCTGCTGGGGACGGTGCTAGGAATGATTGAAGCGTTCGAAACGATCAGCAGCCAAGCATCGATCGGTCGCCCCGAGATGCTGGCGTCAGGAATCAGTGTCGCGTTGATGACCACCGCAGGTGGTTTGAGCGTAGCAATTCCCGCTTATTTGGCCTACATGTATTTCAGTAGCAAATCGGACCGATACCTTGGTGAAATCGACAAGCTGTGCCAACGGGTGATCGATTGCATCTCGGCCGAAGGACTCGAAAACTCAGGATCCCAGCGAAGTGCCGCAAAAAAAAGGCGAGCAGCCTAA
- a CDS encoding tetratricopeptide repeat protein, giving the protein MKFNVFFAPPVRTHRRASLENMLYRIVFLGSTLLLAGMVATRSTSVRAGEVAETESVLEQVAKLNQHIREGETAAAAALARQLDEAAPLNVDLSLSLAQIARASQSLGDHESASDLFRRACAALDRPAAGQMAAETASLIRLSAAWLFVKTHQVDDAITALETSLADAAVMTVPQKQGAVDLCLELGDYCLHHNRTDVASKAYELAMAHTPSEKRAKPMLGAAFSAALAGDRPIEAANRMLAFVDAFPTHPDAANSLRAGITCLTQMKALPEAVPMQNDAAPLQNKVTAELLRRFPESTQAAEVVASYSHQTVDQIPASVRRWVVERIIREDGQSLDANLVSMAMRIASDESHTEIWEACQLQLGQKDQTGQTTADVLAALPPADAERLVAFLLAPPTSSGIGPLARESACRWAGRGEKWSLLAMAAESTSVEIDDASRTATMERLFAEALMQMGQRDEAHRWWTQLVDHRGVDDFATLLRCAETESSLGTVDGASKRIAAAALAAGEDRFRRSLVAMLAAELSIRRTRFDEARGELESVVRTGQLDTSLRGRAQWMIGETFYLQQRYTEAIDAYRLVAGIDPDGEWVAAALAEAGKCFEQLGRTRDAAVCYSTLVSRHSDSQYAALASRRLAALAPAEPTKPGSPSNSNKTLRR; this is encoded by the coding sequence ATGAAATTCAACGTTTTCTTCGCCCCACCGGTACGAACGCATCGACGCGCCTCGCTCGAAAACATGCTTTATCGCATCGTTTTCCTGGGGTCGACTTTGCTGTTGGCCGGTATGGTCGCGACTCGCTCGACGAGTGTGCGCGCGGGCGAAGTCGCGGAAACCGAGTCGGTTTTGGAGCAAGTTGCGAAGCTAAACCAGCACATCCGTGAGGGAGAAACCGCCGCAGCGGCCGCCTTGGCTCGCCAACTTGATGAAGCTGCGCCGCTCAATGTCGATTTGTCCTTGTCGCTCGCTCAAATCGCTCGTGCGTCCCAAAGTCTGGGCGACCATGAATCGGCCAGCGACCTTTTTCGCCGCGCTTGCGCCGCATTGGATCGCCCCGCCGCGGGGCAAATGGCTGCCGAAACAGCAAGTCTGATCCGATTGAGTGCCGCTTGGTTATTCGTCAAAACCCACCAAGTGGACGATGCGATCACGGCACTTGAGACGTCACTGGCCGACGCAGCGGTGATGACCGTCCCGCAGAAACAGGGGGCGGTCGATCTTTGCTTGGAATTGGGTGACTATTGCTTGCATCACAATCGAACGGACGTTGCCAGCAAAGCTTATGAGCTGGCGATGGCGCATACACCATCGGAGAAACGGGCCAAACCAATGCTCGGGGCTGCTTTTTCGGCCGCCTTGGCTGGCGATCGGCCGATCGAAGCAGCCAACCGCATGTTGGCGTTCGTCGATGCCTTTCCGACGCACCCGGATGCCGCCAACTCGCTGCGTGCCGGGATCACCTGCTTGACTCAAATGAAAGCCCTGCCCGAAGCTGTACCGATGCAGAACGACGCTGCGCCACTGCAGAACAAGGTGACCGCCGAACTGTTGCGTCGTTTTCCCGAATCGACACAGGCGGCTGAGGTCGTAGCGAGTTACAGCCATCAAACCGTTGACCAGATCCCCGCGTCGGTGCGTCGCTGGGTTGTCGAGCGAATCATCCGAGAGGATGGCCAGTCGCTCGATGCCAACCTCGTGTCGATGGCGATGCGAATCGCGTCGGACGAATCGCATACCGAAATCTGGGAAGCGTGCCAGCTTCAGCTTGGGCAAAAGGATCAAACGGGCCAAACGACCGCAGACGTCTTAGCCGCGCTGCCCCCGGCCGATGCCGAACGCCTCGTGGCGTTTTTATTGGCACCACCAACGAGCAGTGGGATTGGACCGTTGGCTCGCGAATCCGCCTGTCGTTGGGCGGGTCGAGGCGAAAAATGGTCGCTTTTGGCGATGGCCGCGGAGTCGACTTCGGTCGAAATCGACGATGCATCGCGAACGGCGACGATGGAGCGATTGTTCGCCGAAGCCCTGATGCAGATGGGTCAACGCGATGAGGCCCATCGGTGGTGGACCCAATTGGTCGACCACCGTGGCGTCGATGATTTCGCGACATTGCTTCGGTGTGCCGAAACCGAATCGTCGCTGGGTACCGTTGATGGGGCGTCGAAGCGAATCGCCGCAGCAGCATTGGCTGCCGGGGAAGATCGATTCCGGCGTTCGCTTGTCGCAATGCTAGCAGCCGAGTTGTCGATTCGTCGCACGCGGTTTGACGAAGCGCGTGGTGAATTGGAATCGGTGGTCCGAACCGGTCAACTGGACACATCGCTACGTGGCCGAGCTCAGTGGATGATCGGTGAAACGTTTTACCTACAGCAGCGGTACACCGAAGCGATCGATGCGTATCGGTTGGTCGCGGGAATCGACCCCGATGGCGAATGGGTCGCGGCGGCGCTGGCGGAAGCGGGGAAATGTTTTGAACAATTGGGGAGGACACGGGACGCCGCGGTTTGCTATTCGACATTAGTGAGCCGACATAGCGATAGCCAGTATGCCGCATTGGCGAGCCGCCGATTGGCCGCACTGGCGCCAGCCGAACCCACGAAACCTGGGTCACCATCGAATTCAAACAAAACGTTACGACGATGA